The following proteins are encoded in a genomic region of Paenibacillus sp. FSL H3-0469:
- a CDS encoding energy-coupling factor transporter transmembrane component T, which translates to MSSGFRSMHPVVALLYYTGLLLFALLIFHPLFLATEIAGLLALLLLQGQGRLLVRGLPFMLLMAASVALLNPLFSHRGAHILFYWLDQPITLEAVLYGLMMMTMLLTIFIWFISYNYTVTTDKFMYLFAAAAPRMALLTLMAIRFVPLFQRRLRQITLIQRLRGVDTGTGSLKKRMTDGMTLLKVLLTWSLEEALQTGDSMTARGYGSTKRSTYTIYKADLQDKLVMLLLTVSSVVTLLFWVQGYGKLEIYPRMRPAEFGWQEAVMYGSFCLFVLIPAGLEGKEKWLWRSSKHSNYPSDTLKKTKTHSMSYRSS; encoded by the coding sequence ATGAGCAGCGGCTTCCGTTCCATGCATCCGGTAGTAGCCCTGCTGTATTATACAGGGCTGCTGCTATTCGCCCTGCTGATCTTCCATCCGTTATTTCTGGCTACAGAGATAGCCGGACTGCTGGCGTTGCTGCTGTTGCAGGGACAAGGGCGGCTGCTTGTGCGCGGCTTGCCTTTTATGCTGCTGATGGCAGCTTCCGTGGCTTTGCTGAACCCGCTATTCTCGCATAGAGGAGCGCATATTCTGTTCTACTGGCTGGATCAGCCTATTACACTGGAAGCTGTGCTGTATGGACTGATGATGATGACAATGCTGCTTACTATTTTTATCTGGTTTATATCCTACAATTACACGGTAACCACTGATAAATTCATGTACCTGTTCGCGGCGGCTGCGCCGAGAATGGCGTTGCTGACGCTGATGGCCATCCGGTTCGTGCCGCTGTTCCAGCGGCGGCTGCGCCAGATTACGCTGATCCAGCGTCTGCGCGGGGTAGATACCGGTACGGGAAGCCTTAAGAAAAGAATGACAGACGGAATGACGCTGCTCAAAGTGCTGCTGACCTGGTCGCTGGAGGAAGCCCTACAGACTGGAGACTCCATGACAGCCCGCGGATACGGCAGCACTAAACGCAGCACTTACACGATATACAAGGCCGATTTGCAGGATAAGCTGGTGATGCTGCTGTTAACCGTTAGCAGTGTGGTTACGCTGCTGTTCTGGGTGCAGGGCTACGGCAAGCTGGAGATTTATCCGCGGATGAGACCGGCGGAATTCGGCTGGCAGGAGGCCGTCATGTACGGCAGCTTCTGCCTGTTCGTGCTCATTCCTGCGGGGCTGGAAGGAAAGGAGAAATGGTTATGGAGATCCTCAAAGCACAGCAATTATCCTTCCGATACCCTGAAGAAGACAAAGACACACTCCATGAGCTATCGTTCGTCATAG
- a CDS encoding ABC transporter ATP-binding protein: MEILKAQQLSFRYPEEDKDTLHELSFVIEEGEFVVLCGPSGSGKTTLLRHLKRELAPVGSTSGTLTYKGQPLSGLPAAVAAGEIGMVFQNPDAQIVMDTVWHELAFSMENLGLPPAVMRTRLAEICGLFGLEPLLYRPVHELSGGQKQLMNLASVLLLQPKVLLLDEPTSQLDPVAAREFIMALQRLNEEMAVTVIISEHRLEEVLPLADRVLMLEDGKLLADAAPRLFACQTGSGALTSAERYLPAASRLYLSLAPEADSAAPENIPLTVREGRRWLHTLKAGTDAGTGAELVNNLNGPSASMKSSSEGFQAAGAESLLTCREVTFRYEKEGREVLRKLSLTLKQGELLAVMGGNGAGKSTLLHVLNGLMKPQRGKIELAKGKTTGLLAQNPLLYFSYDTVAEELQHMGSYAGLSPEAAASRIEALLEVFQLREVLQSHPHDLSGGQQQQTALAMMLLMKPDILLLDEPTKGLDPAAKDRLAALLQQLRGQGISILIVTHDVEFAAKHATRCALLFDGGITAEGTPAEFFSSNYFYTTAVNRMVRDWLPQALTIEDVIHTWPASAYRC, from the coding sequence ATGGAGATCCTCAAAGCACAGCAATTATCCTTCCGATACCCTGAAGAAGACAAAGACACACTCCATGAGCTATCGTTCGTCATAGAAGAGGGTGAATTTGTCGTGCTCTGCGGCCCGTCCGGCAGCGGCAAAACCACCCTGCTGCGCCATCTGAAGCGGGAGCTCGCCCCGGTAGGTTCAACCAGCGGAACCTTGACCTACAAAGGGCAGCCTCTGTCCGGGCTTCCGGCAGCGGTGGCTGCCGGGGAGATCGGGATGGTCTTCCAGAACCCGGATGCACAGATCGTGATGGATACAGTCTGGCATGAGCTGGCCTTCTCCATGGAGAATCTGGGGCTGCCGCCTGCTGTCATGCGGACCCGGCTGGCAGAGATCTGCGGTTTGTTCGGGCTGGAGCCGCTGCTCTACCGTCCGGTACATGAGCTGTCAGGCGGACAAAAGCAGCTCATGAACCTGGCCTCAGTACTGCTGCTTCAGCCCAAGGTGCTCCTGCTGGATGAGCCTACCTCTCAGCTTGATCCTGTTGCTGCGCGGGAATTCATTATGGCGCTGCAGCGGCTGAACGAGGAAATGGCGGTCACGGTGATCATCAGCGAGCACAGGCTGGAGGAGGTGCTGCCGCTGGCGGATCGTGTGCTGATGCTGGAAGACGGTAAGCTGCTGGCTGATGCCGCTCCCCGCCTGTTCGCTTGTCAGACCGGCAGCGGGGCCTTGACTTCGGCTGAGCGTTACCTGCCAGCCGCCTCACGCCTGTACTTGTCACTCGCTCCGGAAGCGGATTCGGCTGCGCCGGAGAATATTCCGCTGACCGTGCGCGAGGGCAGACGCTGGCTGCATACCTTGAAGGCTGGAACGGATGCTGGTACAGGCGCTGAGCTGGTTAATAACTTGAATGGGCCTTCAGCATCCATGAAGTCCTCCTCCGAGGGGTTCCAGGCTGCCGGGGCGGAGTCTCTGCTCACCTGCCGCGAAGTAACCTTCCGGTATGAGAAGGAGGGCCGGGAGGTCCTGAGGAAGCTCTCGCTGACACTTAAGCAGGGGGAGCTCCTGGCAGTCATGGGCGGGAACGGCGCAGGCAAGTCCACCCTGCTGCATGTGCTGAACGGGCTGATGAAGCCGCAGCGCGGCAAGATAGAGCTGGCCAAGGGCAAGACTACCGGCCTGCTGGCGCAGAATCCCCTGCTCTATTTCAGTTATGATACAGTGGCTGAGGAGCTGCAGCATATGGGCAGCTACGCCGGGTTATCCCCCGAGGCAGCAGCAAGCCGGATTGAGGCTTTGCTCGAAGTGTTTCAGCTCCGGGAGGTGCTGCAGAGCCATCCGCATGATCTCAGCGGCGGGCAGCAGCAGCAGACCGCGCTTGCCATGATGCTGCTCATGAAACCGGATATTCTGCTGCTGGATGAGCCGACCAAGGGGCTTGATCCGGCCGCTAAAGACAGGCTGGCCGCCCTGCTTCAGCAATTGCGCGGGCAGGGGATCAGTATTCTTATCGTAACGCATGATGTAGAGTTCGCGGCTAAGCATGCTACGCGCTGCGCGCTCCTGTTCGATGGGGGAATTACGGCGGAGGGCACACCGGCTGAGTTCTTCAGCAGTAATTACTTCTATACCACGGCAGTCAACCGGATGGTGCGGGACTGGCTGCCACAGGCATTGACAATAGAGGATGTGATTCACACATGGCCCGCTTCCGCATACCGCTGCTAA